In the Nicotiana tabacum cultivar K326 chromosome 16, ASM71507v2, whole genome shotgun sequence genome, one interval contains:
- the LOC107761874 gene encoding geranylgeranyl pyrophosphate synthase, chloroplastic-like produces MRSMNLVDSWAAQVCSVFNQTLPSKTFTGFMKIPVKNPSFLKQKRPFSALSVSAIATKEDEKVKETETQKEQFNFKTYVAEKAISVNKALDEAVIVKDPPVIHEAMRYSLLAGGKRVRPMLCLAACELVGGDQSNAMPAACAVEMIHTMSLIHDDLPCMDNDDLRRGKPTNHKVYGEDVAVLAGDSLLAFAFEYIAAATAGVSPSRILAAIGELAKSIGTEGLVAGQVADIACTGNPNVGLDTLEFIHIHKTAALLEASVVLGAILGGGTGEEVEKLRRFARCIGLLFQVVDDILDVTKSSEELGKTAGKDLVVDKTTYPKLLGLEKAKEFAAELNRDAKQQLADFDPHKAAPLIALADYIAYREN; encoded by the coding sequence ATGAGATCTATGAATCTTGTCGATTCATGGGCTGCTCAAGTTTGTTCAGTTTTCAATCAAACCTTACCCAGTAAAACCTTCACTGGATTCATGAAAATTCCTGTGAAAAACCCAAGTTTTTTGAAACAAAAAAGACCATTTTCTGCTCTAAGTGTGTCAGCTATTGCTaccaaagaagatgagaaagttaAGGAAACTGAAACTCAGAAGGAGCAATTCAATTTCAAAACTTACGTAGCTGAAAAGGCTATTTCTGTAAATAAAGCTTTAGATGAGGCTGTTATAGTAAAAGACCCACCTGTGATCCACGAAGCAATGCGCTATTCACTTCTCGCCGGCGGTAAGAGAGTCCGGCCGATGCTCTGCCTCGCCGCCTGCGAGCTAGTCGGCGGCGACCAATCCAACGCTATGCCGGCTGCTTGCGCCGTCGAGATGATCCACACTATGTCCCTCATTCACGACGATTTACCTTGTATGGATAACGACGATCTCCGCCGTGGAAAACCGACGAACCACAAAGTCTACGGCGAGGACGTGGCGGTCCTCGCCGGAGACTCGCTCCTTGCTTTCGCCTTCGAGTACATCGCCGCTGCAACCGCCGGAGTTTCACCGTCGAGAATCCTCGCCGCTATTGGCGAACTGGCGAAATCCATCGGAACTGAAGGGTTAGTAGCTGGACAAGTAGCGGATATAGCTTGTACTGGTAACCCTAATGTTGGACTCGACACACTCGAATTCATTCACATACACAAAACGGCGGCGCTTCTAGAAGCTTCCGTAGTTCTCGGAGCAATCCTCGGCGGCGGAACAGGTGAAGAAGTAGAGAAATTGAGAAGATTCGCGAGGTGTATCGGATTATTGTTTCAAGTAGTGGATGATATACTCGATGTTACAAAGTCGTCGGAGGAGCTCGGAAAAACCGCCGGAAAAGATTTGGTAGTGGATAAAACGACGTATCCAAAACTGCTGGGATTGGAAAAGGCTAAGGAATTTGCGGCGGAGCTCAACCGAGATGCTAAACAACAGCTGGCGGATTTTGATCCACACAAAGCTGCTCCGCTGATTGCCTTGGCAGATTACATTGCTTATCGTGAAAATTAG